The following coding sequences are from one Shewanella violacea DSS12 window:
- a CDS encoding fumarylacetoacetate hydrolase family protein, with product MKTVVVDNRVLRPSKIVCVGRNYVEHIKELNNEVPDEMVLFLKPNSAISTELVSFHQEAIHFEAELCFVVENGHFSAVGLGLDLTKRGLQSRLKAKGLPWERAKAFDGSVVFSEFVAIENISETLTFELMINNELVQVGNIGLMMNKPEQILTEIQSFMSLSDGDIVMTGTPKGVGVVNKGDQFRAKLYDKDLLLTQVNWTAK from the coding sequence ATGAAAACAGTAGTAGTCGATAACAGAGTGTTAAGGCCGTCAAAAATTGTGTGTGTGGGGCGCAACTATGTCGAGCACATCAAGGAGCTCAATAATGAGGTGCCCGATGAAATGGTGCTGTTCCTTAAGCCTAATTCGGCCATCTCAACTGAGCTGGTGAGTTTTCATCAAGAGGCGATACATTTTGAGGCCGAGTTGTGTTTTGTGGTTGAAAATGGACATTTTAGTGCTGTAGGGCTTGGACTTGACCTCACTAAACGTGGTCTGCAGAGTCGGCTTAAAGCCAAGGGACTTCCCTGGGAGAGAGCCAAGGCGTTCGATGGATCTGTGGTGTTTTCTGAATTTGTTGCCATCGAGAATATCAGCGAGACCCTGACATTTGAGCTGATGATCAATAATGAGCTGGTACAAGTTGGCAATATTGGGCTAATGATGAATAAACCTGAGCAGATCTTGACCGAGATACAGAGTTTTATGAGTTTGAGTGACGGTGATATTGTGATGACAGGCACGCCCAAAGGGGTTGGAGTCGTCAATAAAGGTGATCAGTTCAGGGCTAAGCTTTACGATAAAGACCTGTTACTCACACAAGTTAATTGGACTGCTAAATAA